In a genomic window of Nodosilinea sp. E11:
- a CDS encoding SulP family inorganic anion transporter: protein MGITNRINFRNVRGDMFGGVTAAVIALPMALAFGVASGAGAASGLYGAVLVGFFAALFGGTPTLISEPTGPMTVVFTAVIAQLIASDPENGMAMAFTVVMLAGFFQIIFGFLKLGRYVTLMPYPVISGFMSGIGVILIILQLGPFLGHATPKGGVVGTLTNLPQMVSTLDPAEVALGAFALAVLFLMPKQFSRWVPPQLLVLVVGTLLSLTVFAGADLRLIGEIPTGLPNLQLPVFQADQLRVMLVDGLVLGMLGCIDALLTAMIADSVTRTQHDSNKELIGQGIGNMMSGLFGGMPGAGATMGTVVNIQAGGKTALSGLVRAGILLVVVLWAAPLTREIPLAVLAGIAVKVGFDILDWSFLKRAHQVSWKGTAIMYGVMFLTVFVDLIVAVGVGVFIANVLTIERLSKLQSDQVRTIADFDDDVAMNSEDKVLMDQANGRVLVFHLSGPMIFGVARAISQEHTAMDAHDILIVDLQDVPHLGVTAALALENAIQDASDAGRPVLLAGARGETLKRLEKLGALRFVPPEHLLETRTEALKASLRLLAAQDGVEPPRIVVEPGTATL from the coding sequence ATGGGCATCACCAATCGAATTAACTTCCGCAATGTGCGCGGAGACATGTTTGGGGGCGTTACCGCTGCGGTAATTGCCCTGCCAATGGCCTTGGCCTTTGGCGTGGCTTCGGGGGCTGGGGCTGCCTCGGGCCTCTACGGAGCCGTGCTGGTGGGTTTCTTTGCGGCGCTGTTTGGGGGCACGCCGACGCTGATTTCAGAACCCACTGGGCCTATGACTGTGGTGTTTACCGCCGTCATCGCCCAGCTGATCGCGTCAGACCCCGAAAACGGCATGGCCATGGCGTTTACCGTGGTCATGCTGGCAGGCTTTTTTCAGATTATCTTTGGGTTTCTCAAGCTGGGGCGCTACGTCACCCTGATGCCCTACCCGGTGATTTCGGGCTTTATGTCTGGCATCGGCGTAATTCTGATCATCTTGCAGCTGGGGCCATTTTTAGGCCACGCTACTCCCAAAGGTGGGGTAGTCGGCACCCTCACCAACCTGCCCCAAATGGTGAGCACCCTCGACCCGGCAGAGGTCGCCCTGGGGGCCTTTGCTCTGGCGGTGCTATTTCTCATGCCCAAGCAGTTTAGCCGCTGGGTGCCGCCCCAACTGCTGGTGCTGGTGGTCGGTACCCTGTTGTCTTTGACCGTGTTTGCCGGGGCCGATCTGCGGCTGATTGGCGAGATTCCCACGGGGTTGCCAAATTTACAGCTGCCGGTGTTCCAAGCTGATCAGCTGCGGGTCATGCTGGTGGACGGTCTGGTGTTGGGCATGCTCGGCTGTATTGACGCCCTGCTGACAGCGATGATTGCCGACAGCGTCACCCGCACCCAGCACGACTCCAACAAAGAACTGATTGGCCAGGGCATTGGCAACATGATGTCGGGTCTGTTTGGCGGTATGCCCGGCGCTGGGGCCACCATGGGTACGGTCGTCAACATTCAGGCTGGGGGCAAAACAGCCCTGTCGGGTCTGGTGCGGGCGGGCATTTTGCTGGTGGTGGTGCTGTGGGCCGCCCCCCTGACCCGAGAGATTCCCCTCGCGGTGCTGGCGGGCATTGCAGTCAAGGTCGGTTTCGACATTCTCGACTGGAGCTTTTTGAAGCGGGCTCACCAGGTCTCGTGGAAGGGCACGGCCATCATGTACGGCGTCATGTTTTTGACGGTGTTCGTCGACCTGATTGTGGCGGTGGGTGTGGGTGTGTTTATTGCCAACGTGCTCACCATTGAGCGGCTCAGCAAGCTTCAGTCTGACCAAGTGCGCACCATTGCCGACTTTGACGACGATGTGGCCATGAACTCTGAAGACAAGGTGTTGATGGATCAGGCCAATGGTCGCGTGCTCGTGTTTCACCTCAGCGGCCCGATGATCTTTGGGGTAGCGCGGGCGATTTCCCAAGAGCACACCGCTATGGATGCCCACGACATTCTGATTGTGGATTTGCAGGATGTGCCTCACCTGGGGGTGACCGCTGCTCTGGCTCTGGAAAATGCCATTCAAGATGCTAGCGATGCCGGTCGACCCGTGCTTTTGGCTGGGGCCAGGGGCGAAACCCTGAAGCGGCTCGAGAAGCTGGGTGCACTCCGGTTTGTGCCGCCTGAGCATCTGCTGGAAACTCGCACCGAGGCTCTAAAAGCCTCCCTGCGGTTGCTGGCTGCCCAGGATGGGGTAGAACCGCCGCGCATTGTCGTTGAACCTGGAACGGCGACGCTGTAG